A region of Anopheles merus strain MAF chromosome 2R, AmerM5.1, whole genome shotgun sequence DNA encodes the following proteins:
- the LOC121587779 gene encoding tubulin polyglutamylase TTLL5 isoform X1 → MLSTASGINYNNKLIVCGRKLNGYSSLDLFVMPITDKPRLNHSQNAKKTIPTTPNPWVIGGPPGGKDAVLAFRTYALSPAASENGTDLSPGGSSSATPSSDATSSSCPTDPVATGSATSARLAELKSASKSSTATATHSSLPKNFNVQRKTRGTAPSRSSTTTEDEDDEEDGEDGEEEDDDDEDEVDQDEETAARDVDVQGEEIDEEEGEGNDDEEGGDETDAGTTSQEESSPAKGKPTVGEAERTNKPKKRQLESSSSSSSLSNASMSSVKGGSGDEIDTEMSTSKSEPSLAMAALDKKLAAQRKQKEENKENQQTAPMKTEMPAAQLNICYKFINTETRLLRKILNAHGMGESGPECNDFNLLWTGIHLKPDILRNLAPYQRVNHFPRSYELTRKDRLYKNIERMQHLRGYKHFDIVPQSFLLPQDYKELIAAHNKCRGPWIVKPVASSRGRGIFIVNSPDQISSFEQVVVAKYISDPLCIDGHKCDIRIYVAVTSFDPLIIYIYEEGLVRLATVKYDRTAENLWNPCMHLCNYSINKYHTDYIKSSNAGEEDVGHKWTLSALLRHLRSQGCNTEQLMLAIEDLIIKAIFSCTQPIVSACRMFVPHIGNCFELYGFDILIDDMLKPWLLEVNLSPSLGCDTPLDTKVKASMLTDLLTMVGIPAISPLQKACYDSKGQKIRNLTTPYRRVNSADFVHTTSGRKEGAGTGGSGQQQQGKGEGGGKLQTTLSALTAEELKIVRFARSQYERRGGFVRIFPTSDSMNRYGSLLDPITGIPTSAITSSSSGTYLMIIPHNYNQMLHSQLFPPGSETENRIVHRIQKYERALESSLPITIGPKHAAPKCVDEAKRLRLQVRKLIENGHEMSILQARRAFGFYLEYILKRLSSEPKHSHEELIMKFLYRVGAHMKTPFFFRNFGNKALGKDRGAMVAKQLGDYLHLYNKETESYVDVFDIVGMLPIKLFDDFLMQAGEADLESVLTLHTNLTQQMPFLYSGCSTSVPPAPPIPVGAHGFLKALPSMAPGGANKELIRLDPFYRRVESRLPLGARVSGLSEVRGAGGAGESKTSARLSPMKKKPPIGSMVKSSREREQRSNWLY, encoded by the exons ATGCTTTCCACAGCATCTGGTatcaactacaacaacaaattAATTGTTTGCGG GCGGAAACTAAACGGGTACTCTAGTTTGGATTTATTCGTTATGCCTATAACAGACAAGCCGCGGTTAAATCACTCACAAAA tGCCAAAAAAACCATACCAACTACACCCAACCCATGGGTCATCGGCGGTCCACCGGGTGGTAAAGACGCCGTTCTGGCATTTCGTACCTACGCTCTTTCGCCCGCGGCTTCTGAGAATGGCACGGATCTGTCTCCCGGGGGCAGCTCCTCTGCCACACCATCGTCGGACGCTACGTCCAGCTCGTGCCCAACCGATCCTGTAGCTACCGGTAGCGCAACATCCGCTCGGCTGGCCGAGCTAAAGAGCGCAAGCAAATCATCCACCGCCACTGCCACCCATTCTTCACTGCCGAAAAATTTTAACGTTCAGCGAAAAACGCGCGGAACGGCACCGAGCAGAAGCAGTACCACTACCGAGGACGAAGATGACGAGGAGGATGGCGAAGATGGAGAGGAGgaagacgatgatgatgaggatgaggtAGACCAGGATGAGGAAACTGCAGCACGGGATGTAGACGTGCAGGGCGAGGAGATCGACGAGGAAGAAGGTGAGGGtaacgacgacgaggagggTGGAGATGAAACGGATGCCGGTACAACGTCGCAAGAAGAGTCAAGTCCTGCCAAGGGCAAGCCGACTGTCGGCGAAGCGGAGCGCACAAATAAACCCAAAAAACGCCAACTCGagtcgtcctcctcgtccagCTCGCTCAGCAATGCGTCCATGTCGAGCGTGAAGGGAGGCTCGGGAGACGAGATTGACACGGAAATGTCGACCTCCAAATCGGAACCCTCGCTGGCGATGGCTGCGCTGGATAAGAAGCTGGCCGCCCAGCGCAAGCAAAAGGAGGAAAACAAGGAGAATCAACAAACAGCGCCGATGAAAACGGAAATGCCTGCCGCCCAGCTTAACATTTGCTACAAGTTCATCAACACCGAGACGCGACTGCTGCGAAAGATTTTGAATGCGCACGGCATGGGCGAGAGTGGCCCGGAGTGCAATGACTTCAATCTACTGTGGACGGGAATACACCTGAAGCCGGACATATTGCGTAATTTAGCCCCGTATCAAAGAGTGAATCATTTTCCCAG gTCCTACGAACTGACCCGCAAAGATCGTCTGTACAAAAACATCGAGCGGATGCAGCATCTACGGGGCTACAAACATTTCGACATTGTTCCACAGTCATTCCTACTGCCACAGGACTACAAGGAGCTCATAGCAGCGCACAACAAATGCCGCGGTCCGTGGATCGTAAAACCGGTTGCATCTAGTCGAGGTCGTGGAATTTTCATTGTAAACTCG CCGGATCAGATATCGTCGTTCGAGCAGGTCGTGGTGGCAAAGTACATTTCCGATCCGCTTTGCATTGACGGGCACAAGTGTGACATACGCATCTACGTTGCCGTGACCTCGTTCGATCCACTCATCATCTACATCTACGAGGAGGGTCTGGTCCGGTTGGCGACGGTCAAGTACGACAGGACGGCAGAAAACCTCTGGAATCCGTGCATGCACCTGTGCAACTACAGCATCAACAAGTACCACACCGATTACATAAAGTCGAGCAACGCGGGCGAGGAAGATGTCGGGCACAAGTGGACACTGAGTGCGCTGTTGAGGCACCTCCGCAGCCAGGGCTGCAACACCGAGCAGCTAATGCTCGCGATCGAGGATTTGATAATCAAGGCAATTTTCTCCTGTACGCAACCAATCGTGTCGGCATGCCGCATGTTTGTGCCGCACATTGGCAATTGTTTCGAGCTGTATGGGTTCGACATCCTGATCGACGATATGCTGAAACCGTGGCTGCTGGAGGTGAACCTCTCGCCGTCACTCGGGTGTGATACGCCGCTCGATACGAAGGTGAAGGCTTCGATGCTGACCGATCTGCTCACAATGGTGGGCATACCGGCCATCAGCCCGCTGCAGAAGGCATGCTACGATAGCAAGGGCCAAAAGATACGCAACCTTACGACACCCTACCGGCGGGTAAACTCGGCCGATTTTGTGCACACCACCAGCGGACGGAAGGAAGGTGCTGGAACCGGTGGTagcggccagcagcagcaaggaaaGGGAGAAGGTGGTGGTAAGCTGCAGACGACGCTGAGTGCGCTGACGGCAGAGGAACTGAAGATTGTGCGCTTTGCCCGATCCCAGTACGAGCGACGGGGTGGATTTGTAAGGATTTTCCCAACAAGCGATAGCATGAACCGGTACGGATCCTTGCTGGACCCAATCACGGGCATTCCCACGTCGGCCATCACGTCTTCGAGCAGTGGCACTTACCTGATGATTATTCCGCACAACTACAATCAAATGTTGCATTCGCAGCTGTTTCCACCTGGTAGTGAAACTGAAAATCGTATTGTCCACCGCATCCAGAAGTACGAACGTGCACTGGAAAGCTCGCTGCCGATTACGATCGGCCCAAAGCACGCGGCACCCAAATGTGTCGATGAGGCGAAGCGGCTGCGATTGCAGGTGCGCAAACTGATTGAGAACGGGCACGAAATGAGCATTCTGCAAGCGAGGCGTGCCTTCGGTTTCTACCTGGAGTACATCCTGAAGCGCCTCTCGTCCGAGCCAAAGCACAGCCACGAGGAGCTGATCATGAAGTTCTTGTATCGCGTCGGGGCGCACATGAAGACGCCCTTTTTCTTCCGCAACTTTGGAAACAAGGCACTGGGCAAAGATCGTGGCGCTATGGTAGCGAAGCAGCTGGGCGATTATCTGCATTTGTACAACAAGGAAACCGAATCGTACGTGGACGTGTTTGACATCGTCGGCATGCTGCCGATCAAGCTGTTCGACGATTTCCTGATGCAGGCCGGCGAGGCGGATCTCGAGTCCGTACTAACGCTGCACACTAATCTCACGCAGCAGATGCCGTTCCTGTACAGTGGCTGCTCGACTAGCGTGCCACCGGCACCTCCCATCCCGGTTGGTGCGCACGGGTTCCTGAAAGCCCTACCCAGCATGGCACCGGGCGGTGCTAACAAGGAGCTCATCCGGTTGGACCCGTTCTATCGACGCGTTGAGAGTAGGCTACCGCTCGGCGCTCGAGTAAGTGGACTGTCCGAAGTGCGCGGAGCGGGCGGTGCAGGGGAATCGAAAACCTCGGCAAGGCTTTCGCCCATGAAAAAGAAACCTCCGATCGGGAGCATGGTGAAGTCTTCGCGCGAGCGAGAGCAACGTTCGAACTGGCTCTATTGA
- the LOC121587779 gene encoding tubulin polyglutamylase TTLL5 isoform X2, translating to MKSKRSRSFRFVSSAKKTIPTTPNPWVIGGPPGGKDAVLAFRTYALSPAASENGTDLSPGGSSSATPSSDATSSSCPTDPVATGSATSARLAELKSASKSSTATATHSSLPKNFNVQRKTRGTAPSRSSTTTEDEDDEEDGEDGEEEDDDDEDEVDQDEETAARDVDVQGEEIDEEEGEGNDDEEGGDETDAGTTSQEESSPAKGKPTVGEAERTNKPKKRQLESSSSSSSLSNASMSSVKGGSGDEIDTEMSTSKSEPSLAMAALDKKLAAQRKQKEENKENQQTAPMKTEMPAAQLNICYKFINTETRLLRKILNAHGMGESGPECNDFNLLWTGIHLKPDILRNLAPYQRVNHFPRSYELTRKDRLYKNIERMQHLRGYKHFDIVPQSFLLPQDYKELIAAHNKCRGPWIVKPVASSRGRGIFIVNSPDQISSFEQVVVAKYISDPLCIDGHKCDIRIYVAVTSFDPLIIYIYEEGLVRLATVKYDRTAENLWNPCMHLCNYSINKYHTDYIKSSNAGEEDVGHKWTLSALLRHLRSQGCNTEQLMLAIEDLIIKAIFSCTQPIVSACRMFVPHIGNCFELYGFDILIDDMLKPWLLEVNLSPSLGCDTPLDTKVKASMLTDLLTMVGIPAISPLQKACYDSKGQKIRNLTTPYRRVNSADFVHTTSGRKEGAGTGGSGQQQQGKGEGGGKLQTTLSALTAEELKIVRFARSQYERRGGFVRIFPTSDSMNRYGSLLDPITGIPTSAITSSSSGTYLMIIPHNYNQMLHSQLFPPGSETENRIVHRIQKYERALESSLPITIGPKHAAPKCVDEAKRLRLQVRKLIENGHEMSILQARRAFGFYLEYILKRLSSEPKHSHEELIMKFLYRVGAHMKTPFFFRNFGNKALGKDRGAMVAKQLGDYLHLYNKETESYVDVFDIVGMLPIKLFDDFLMQAGEADLESVLTLHTNLTQQMPFLYSGCSTSVPPAPPIPVGAHGFLKALPSMAPGGANKELIRLDPFYRRVESRLPLGARVSGLSEVRGAGGAGESKTSARLSPMKKKPPIGSMVKSSREREQRSNWLY from the exons ATGAAATCGAAGCGCAGTCGAAGTTTTCGATTCGTCAGTAG tGCCAAAAAAACCATACCAACTACACCCAACCCATGGGTCATCGGCGGTCCACCGGGTGGTAAAGACGCCGTTCTGGCATTTCGTACCTACGCTCTTTCGCCCGCGGCTTCTGAGAATGGCACGGATCTGTCTCCCGGGGGCAGCTCCTCTGCCACACCATCGTCGGACGCTACGTCCAGCTCGTGCCCAACCGATCCTGTAGCTACCGGTAGCGCAACATCCGCTCGGCTGGCCGAGCTAAAGAGCGCAAGCAAATCATCCACCGCCACTGCCACCCATTCTTCACTGCCGAAAAATTTTAACGTTCAGCGAAAAACGCGCGGAACGGCACCGAGCAGAAGCAGTACCACTACCGAGGACGAAGATGACGAGGAGGATGGCGAAGATGGAGAGGAGgaagacgatgatgatgaggatgaggtAGACCAGGATGAGGAAACTGCAGCACGGGATGTAGACGTGCAGGGCGAGGAGATCGACGAGGAAGAAGGTGAGGGtaacgacgacgaggagggTGGAGATGAAACGGATGCCGGTACAACGTCGCAAGAAGAGTCAAGTCCTGCCAAGGGCAAGCCGACTGTCGGCGAAGCGGAGCGCACAAATAAACCCAAAAAACGCCAACTCGagtcgtcctcctcgtccagCTCGCTCAGCAATGCGTCCATGTCGAGCGTGAAGGGAGGCTCGGGAGACGAGATTGACACGGAAATGTCGACCTCCAAATCGGAACCCTCGCTGGCGATGGCTGCGCTGGATAAGAAGCTGGCCGCCCAGCGCAAGCAAAAGGAGGAAAACAAGGAGAATCAACAAACAGCGCCGATGAAAACGGAAATGCCTGCCGCCCAGCTTAACATTTGCTACAAGTTCATCAACACCGAGACGCGACTGCTGCGAAAGATTTTGAATGCGCACGGCATGGGCGAGAGTGGCCCGGAGTGCAATGACTTCAATCTACTGTGGACGGGAATACACCTGAAGCCGGACATATTGCGTAATTTAGCCCCGTATCAAAGAGTGAATCATTTTCCCAG gTCCTACGAACTGACCCGCAAAGATCGTCTGTACAAAAACATCGAGCGGATGCAGCATCTACGGGGCTACAAACATTTCGACATTGTTCCACAGTCATTCCTACTGCCACAGGACTACAAGGAGCTCATAGCAGCGCACAACAAATGCCGCGGTCCGTGGATCGTAAAACCGGTTGCATCTAGTCGAGGTCGTGGAATTTTCATTGTAAACTCG CCGGATCAGATATCGTCGTTCGAGCAGGTCGTGGTGGCAAAGTACATTTCCGATCCGCTTTGCATTGACGGGCACAAGTGTGACATACGCATCTACGTTGCCGTGACCTCGTTCGATCCACTCATCATCTACATCTACGAGGAGGGTCTGGTCCGGTTGGCGACGGTCAAGTACGACAGGACGGCAGAAAACCTCTGGAATCCGTGCATGCACCTGTGCAACTACAGCATCAACAAGTACCACACCGATTACATAAAGTCGAGCAACGCGGGCGAGGAAGATGTCGGGCACAAGTGGACACTGAGTGCGCTGTTGAGGCACCTCCGCAGCCAGGGCTGCAACACCGAGCAGCTAATGCTCGCGATCGAGGATTTGATAATCAAGGCAATTTTCTCCTGTACGCAACCAATCGTGTCGGCATGCCGCATGTTTGTGCCGCACATTGGCAATTGTTTCGAGCTGTATGGGTTCGACATCCTGATCGACGATATGCTGAAACCGTGGCTGCTGGAGGTGAACCTCTCGCCGTCACTCGGGTGTGATACGCCGCTCGATACGAAGGTGAAGGCTTCGATGCTGACCGATCTGCTCACAATGGTGGGCATACCGGCCATCAGCCCGCTGCAGAAGGCATGCTACGATAGCAAGGGCCAAAAGATACGCAACCTTACGACACCCTACCGGCGGGTAAACTCGGCCGATTTTGTGCACACCACCAGCGGACGGAAGGAAGGTGCTGGAACCGGTGGTagcggccagcagcagcaaggaaaGGGAGAAGGTGGTGGTAAGCTGCAGACGACGCTGAGTGCGCTGACGGCAGAGGAACTGAAGATTGTGCGCTTTGCCCGATCCCAGTACGAGCGACGGGGTGGATTTGTAAGGATTTTCCCAACAAGCGATAGCATGAACCGGTACGGATCCTTGCTGGACCCAATCACGGGCATTCCCACGTCGGCCATCACGTCTTCGAGCAGTGGCACTTACCTGATGATTATTCCGCACAACTACAATCAAATGTTGCATTCGCAGCTGTTTCCACCTGGTAGTGAAACTGAAAATCGTATTGTCCACCGCATCCAGAAGTACGAACGTGCACTGGAAAGCTCGCTGCCGATTACGATCGGCCCAAAGCACGCGGCACCCAAATGTGTCGATGAGGCGAAGCGGCTGCGATTGCAGGTGCGCAAACTGATTGAGAACGGGCACGAAATGAGCATTCTGCAAGCGAGGCGTGCCTTCGGTTTCTACCTGGAGTACATCCTGAAGCGCCTCTCGTCCGAGCCAAAGCACAGCCACGAGGAGCTGATCATGAAGTTCTTGTATCGCGTCGGGGCGCACATGAAGACGCCCTTTTTCTTCCGCAACTTTGGAAACAAGGCACTGGGCAAAGATCGTGGCGCTATGGTAGCGAAGCAGCTGGGCGATTATCTGCATTTGTACAACAAGGAAACCGAATCGTACGTGGACGTGTTTGACATCGTCGGCATGCTGCCGATCAAGCTGTTCGACGATTTCCTGATGCAGGCCGGCGAGGCGGATCTCGAGTCCGTACTAACGCTGCACACTAATCTCACGCAGCAGATGCCGTTCCTGTACAGTGGCTGCTCGACTAGCGTGCCACCGGCACCTCCCATCCCGGTTGGTGCGCACGGGTTCCTGAAAGCCCTACCCAGCATGGCACCGGGCGGTGCTAACAAGGAGCTCATCCGGTTGGACCCGTTCTATCGACGCGTTGAGAGTAGGCTACCGCTCGGCGCTCGAGTAAGTGGACTGTCCGAAGTGCGCGGAGCGGGCGGTGCAGGGGAATCGAAAACCTCGGCAAGGCTTTCGCCCATGAAAAAGAAACCTCCGATCGGGAGCATGGTGAAGTCTTCGCGCGAGCGAGAGCAACGTTCGAACTGGCTCTATTGA